In Panicum virgatum strain AP13 chromosome 4N, P.virgatum_v5, whole genome shotgun sequence, a single window of DNA contains:
- the LOC120669795 gene encoding uncharacterized protein LOC120669795 isoform X2 has translation MDNLVPTNPGNIKSHVVHSNRKRVQCALPNCGDLFNKQSNELNKNSCESENNGDDDLFLSNEKHCQEDPIYKEVSYQGAEPSSPQFSTNQSTQQKLDARKRNPTDGRIIKKMKLTKNQQGVLRDTTAMTRQVLTLDKGAGYKVDKQPPIKVGSTVLLKTSNYPNKTIVAYATLLSSSPKAQAGGVEIGKQFYKVRINHPTVQEELLVRPMTGFRTIGDAHAKGVPIAWPLICVEMING, from the exons ATG GATAACTTGGTACCCACAAATCCTGGCAACATCAAGAGCCATGTAGTGCATTCTAACAGAAAg AGAGTTCAATGTGCATTGCCAAATTGTGGGGACCTTTTCAATAAACAAAGCAATGAATTG AACAAAAATTCATGTGAGTCTGAAAACAATGGGGATGATGACTTATTCCTgtccaatgaaaag CATTGTCAAGAAGATCCTATTTACAAGGAAGTATCATATCAAGGAGCAGAACCATCATCCCCACAATTCTCTACTAATCAATCTACTCAACAAAAG CTTGATGCCCGTAAAAGGAATCCAACTGATGGTAGAATAATAAAGAAAATGAAG CTGACTAAGAATCAACAAGGAGTGCTCCGAGATACTACAGCCATGACACGACAAGTGCTCACACTAGATAAGGGTGCAGGCTATAAGGTGGACAAGCAACCTCCAATCAAG GTTGGATCAACTGTGCTACTTAAGACTTCAAACTATCCAAATAAGACAATTGTGGCCTATGCAACCCTTCTGAGCTCTAGTCCAAAAGCACAAGCTGGTGGAGTTGAGATAGGAAAGCAATTCTACAAAGTGCGTATCAATCACCCTACTGTACAAGAGGAGCTATTAGTGAGGCCCATGACCGGCTTTAGAACCATTGGTGATGCCCATGCCAAAGGAGTGCCAATTGCTTGGCCTTTGATTTGT GTTGAAATGATCAATGGTTGA
- the LOC120669795 gene encoding uncharacterized protein LOC120669795 isoform X1 — translation MDNLVPTNPGNIKSHVVHSNRKRVQCALPNCGDLFNKQSNELNKNSCESENNGDDDLFLSNEKHCQEDPIYKEVSYQGAEPSSPQFSTNQSTQQKLDARKRNPTDGRIIKKMKLTKNQQGVLRDTTAMTRQVLTLDKGAGYKVDKQPPIKVGSTVLLKTSNYPNKTIVAYATLLSSSPKAQAGGVEIGKQFYKVRINHPTVQEELLVRPMTGFRTIGDAHAKGVPIAWPLICVCYSYLSSYVVLASYLMHVQVINFTTPLHYAG, via the exons ATG GATAACTTGGTACCCACAAATCCTGGCAACATCAAGAGCCATGTAGTGCATTCTAACAGAAAg AGAGTTCAATGTGCATTGCCAAATTGTGGGGACCTTTTCAATAAACAAAGCAATGAATTG AACAAAAATTCATGTGAGTCTGAAAACAATGGGGATGATGACTTATTCCTgtccaatgaaaag CATTGTCAAGAAGATCCTATTTACAAGGAAGTATCATATCAAGGAGCAGAACCATCATCCCCACAATTCTCTACTAATCAATCTACTCAACAAAAG CTTGATGCCCGTAAAAGGAATCCAACTGATGGTAGAATAATAAAGAAAATGAAG CTGACTAAGAATCAACAAGGAGTGCTCCGAGATACTACAGCCATGACACGACAAGTGCTCACACTAGATAAGGGTGCAGGCTATAAGGTGGACAAGCAACCTCCAATCAAG GTTGGATCAACTGTGCTACTTAAGACTTCAAACTATCCAAATAAGACAATTGTGGCCTATGCAACCCTTCTGAGCTCTAGTCCAAAAGCACAAGCTGGTGGAGTTGAGATAGGAAAGCAATTCTACAAAGTGCGTATCAATCACCCTACTGTACAAGAGGAGCTATTAGTGAGGCCCATGACCGGCTTTAGAACCATTGGTGATGCCCATGCCAAAGGAGTGCCAATTGCTTGGCCTTTGATTTGTGTATGTTACAGTTATCTTTCTTCATATGTAGTGTTAGCTAGCTACCTCATGCATGTTCAAGTGATTAATTTTACAACTCCACTGCACTATGCAGGTTGA